The Lactuca sativa cultivar Salinas chromosome 2, Lsat_Salinas_v11, whole genome shotgun sequence genome includes a window with the following:
- the LOC111905152 gene encoding protein ECERIFERUM 26 produces the protein MVLSKDESLIYDIKISTVGPGRVSGHGVVQELTGMDLAMKLHYLKTVYYFRSPAFEGLTIINIKETLFSWTCHAFVPCGRLRRADSGRPYIKCNDCGVRLIEARCKMSLDEWLESKDDSRHKLLVTNQVLGPDLPFSPLVLMQLTKFACGGTSVGISWAHVLGDAFSAAGFLNLWGQATRQQFPAKPLSMAHTNNEGHNPKIPLQDLLAIKRVGPLGDTWATPNDTKIETYSFYLSWPELTRLQSKICGDKNHQQIPPFESICTVVWQCIAKVKHGSEVNMVTICKRESKIPFEGIITNNAQSIKVVKTNASVEESSLMELGLLLMNQGVDERRDIEEAMESDGGFPDFLIYGANLTFVDLQDTPLYDLDIRGNTPVYVSCAIDNVGDEGVVLVFPTRKDQTDGLTISIALPQNHIHELKLALKREWSLS, from the exons ATGGTGTTGTCAAAAGATGAAAGCCTGATTTATGACATCAAGATCTCTACGGTTGGACCTGGGCGCGTATCCGGTCATGGTGTGGTTCAAGAGCTAACTGGCATGGACTTAGCCATGAAGCTTCACTACCTCAAAACCGTTTACTATTTCAGAAGCCCAGCATTCGAAGGGTTAACCATCATCAACATTAAGGAAACCTTGTTCAGTTGGACATGCCATGCCTTTGTCCCTTGTGGTCGTTTAAGGAGGGCTGACTCGGGTCGACCATATATCAAGTGCAATGATTGTGGGGTTCGGTTGATCGAGGCTCGGTGCAAAATGAGCCTCGATGAGTGGCTCGAGTCAAAAGATGACTCAAGACACAAGCTTCTTGTCACTAACCAAGTCCTTGGTCCCGACTTGCCTTTCTCTCCACTAGTTTTAATGCAG TTAACCAAGTTTGCATGTGGAGGAACATCAGTTGGAATAAGTTGGGCTCATGTACTTGGAGATGCTTTTTCTGCCGCTGGCTTTCTTAACCTATGGGGTCAAGCCACTAGGCAACAGTTTCCCGCCAAACCACTTTCTATGGctcatacaaacaatgagggtCATAACCCGAAAATCCCATTACAGGATCTGCTTGCCATAAAACGGGTCGGCCCACTTGGAGATACATGGGCCACTCCAAATGACACAAAAATTGAAACTTACTCTTTCTATCTTTCTTGGCCTGAGTTAACCCGTTTGCAGTCAAAGATATGTGGGGATAAAAACCATCAACAGATTCCACCCTTCGAGTCTATTTGCACTGTGGTTTGGCAATGCATAGCCAAGGTTAAACACGGGTCCGAAGTGAACATGGTGACAATATGCAAACGTGAATCAAAAATTCCATTTGAAGGGATTATCACAAACAATGCTCAATCAATTAAGGTGGTAAAAACAAATGCTTCTGTGGAAGAATCCAGTTTGATGGAACTTGGGTTGCTCCTTATGAATCAAGGTGTGGATGAGAGGAGGGATATCGAAGAAGCAATGGAATCTGATGGTGGATTCCCGGACTTTTTGATATATGGAGCAAATTTGACTTTTGTGGATTTACAGGATACCCCACTCTATGATTTAGATATAAGAGGAAATACACCGGTTTATGTAAGTTGTGCTATTGATAATGTTGGAGATGAAGGTGTTGTGTTGGTTTTTCCAACTCGAAAAGATCAAACCGATGGGTTAACAATCAGCATAGCGTTGCCTCAAAATCACATTCATGAGCTTAAATTGGCGCTTAAGAGAGAATGGTCTCTCTCTTGA